A part of Cotesia glomerata isolate CgM1 linkage group LG4, MPM_Cglom_v2.3, whole genome shotgun sequence genomic DNA contains:
- the LOC123263672 gene encoding serine/threonine-protein kinase 10 isoform X5 — protein MLLKKSLSMRKLKRLRRQKNTENNINGLEQRTSQLPLELDQLGDDSTSMRSDTEVKLVERENLVSPESPKKEESNKREINREGEKEEKNKKLRKAESKENIASSVDKKTAPKPPASCELSERRSSRDKGPAPAPPAVRQNNKSEDTECAAKVPEKSSPGEANERSCSLDDNKDQEKPKPVENNLNISAVSSVASVDKKMTDEVEDAAETSVKKNDCKDDIKEKIESVLKTEESSETLFTPKQDSTEESNRAQESHKPEKQRPSTKNLEAKRRSVEEKLTAVLEKRISMVSDKYQPPIVIDKNSKASSVENIKTDYEQPPKGELTKSRSIDSSRLDSSDSKFAPEFPSPFSHDRDLSTVDSSNRDSNLNVSVITSTPNRNVGNRSTSRRDSGDVVVITGKSLDVDVRSPSSTTVRITSESPDLSNSLASNISQVTVVTTHPPVLIDATSTPPLRPPSSEVVIVANETNKTQVNESSTDDDGFTSLDSLEYTPQEQPIVVTEVSKQIGKKLDESEVVIVSPIVDELQDTSHVSVVTVGDEKEQVKDSSIVGSKNIIKSGPAYGTTVESSDVDEVNGNLKKMNGITNKPKELKTKRISSECYDGSRSHSDSSSTRSHTPNKSIDRSDAESISTTISQDSRGSNKENHTESRQSEEVDTVVLRRKPEYTREVTRTRTKEDIQLMNLKKKTRKRTRKFEIDGIVVTTTTSKVIYGDDENGRVYDDQIFRKQELRELKMLQKMEQKQFQDLTQKAQFTKDQQERKFEQERQMLERNADTDLESLAKNQRQQIERAEAQQEADLRLSSRKIRSEQDRELKQFREGLKQELRLLKQEVDLMPKEKRKNAFKAKKEKLEAEHEEREKIYVEKLHESHDSTLRRLSDSHREKIALMERQFLQQKQQLMRTRESAIWELEERQIHEKQQLLKKQLKDIFFLQRHQMLIRHDKELEQMKRMNLRKEEELIKRQTVERRNLPKRIRNEMKAREMMFRESMRISISTTLTPDPDAEREKLKKFQENEKKRYRAEQQRFELKHARQLEEMRAQSDATIKELEQLQNEKRKMLMEHETMKLKEQEETYTKELREWKALLKPRKQNLEAELASEIEAWELRYKDYLSSWHSRISLDTLTQRTMSTTDIWKLSPKLTRSSPNSPTPISIPRVTLRNGSETNSIAGTLSRPSSVVFPPSRK, from the exons AAGGCTAAGAAGGCAAAAAAACACAGAGAACAATATCAACGGATTG gAGCAACGCACGTCGCAGTTACCTCTGGAGTTGGACCAACTCGGAGATGATTCAACGTCGATGCGCAGCGACACTGAAGTTAaac ttgTTGAAAGGGAGAATCTTGTGTCGCCGGAATCACCGAAGAAAGAAGAAAGCAACAAACGTGAGATTAATCGTGAGGgtgaaaaagaagaaaagaataaaaaacttCGTAAAGCAGAATCTAAAGAGAATATTGCTTCGTCTGTTgacaaaaaaact gCACCAAAACCTCCAGCATCGTGTGAATTAAGTGAACGTCGTTCGTCTCGCGATAAAGGACCAGCACCAGCTCCACCAGCAGTGCGACAAAATAACAAAAGCGAAGACACCGAATGCGCTGCTAAAGTTCCCGAAAAGTCGAGTCCTGGGGAAGCGAATGAGCGTTCATGTTCACTTGATGATAATAAGGACCAAGAAAAACCTAAACCcgtagaaaataatttgaatatttccgCAGTGTCTTCAGTAGCGTCAGTAGATAAAAAGATGACAGATGAGGTTGAAGATGCAGCTGAAACGAGTGTCAAGAAAAATGACTGTAAGGATGatattaaagagaaaattgAATCGGTTCTTAAGACTGAGGAGAGTTCAGAAACATTATTTACTCCGAAACAAGATTCTACTGAAGAATCAAATAG AGCTCAAGAAAGTCATAAACCCGAAAAACAACGACCTAGCACTAAAAACTTGGAAGCAAAGCGACGATCAGTGGAAGAAAAACTGACAGCAGTTTTAGAAAAGCGTATTTCAATGGTATCAGACAAGTACCAACCTCCAATCGTAATcgacaaaaattcaaaagctaGTTCTGTAGAAAACATAAAAACAGATTATGAGCAGCCTCCAAAGGGTGAATTAACAAAGAGCCGTAGTATTGATTCATCAAGATTAGATTCTTCGGACAGTAAATTCGCTCCTGAATTCCCGAGTCCATTTTCTCATGACCGTGATTTATCAACAGTCGACAGTTCTAATCGCGACTCAAATCTGAATGTTTCCGTAATAACGTCAACTCCAAACCGCAATGTCGGCAACCGGAGCACATCGAGAAGAGACAGCGGTGACGTAGTAGTTATAACAGGAAAATCTCTAGACGTGGACGTTCGATCACCATCATCGACCACTGTCCGGATAACATCTGAATCTCCAGACTTGTCTAATAGCTTAGCATCTAACATAAGTCAAGTCACTGTTGTAACGACTCACCCTCCGGTTTTGATAGACGCAACGTCGACGCCTCCTCTGCGACCTCCGTCATCAGAAGTGGTGATTGTCGCTAATGAAACAAACAAAACTCAAGTAAACGAAAGCTCAACCGACGACGATGGCTTTACAAGCCTGGATTCACTGGAATATACGCCCCAAGAACAGCCGATTGTTGTAACTGAAGTGTCCAAgcaaattggaaaaaaattggatGAATCCGAGGTGGTAATTGTTAGCCCCATTGTCGATGAACTCCAAGATACTAGTCACGTATCTGTGGTGACTGTCGGCGATGAAAAAGAGCAGGTTAAAGACTCATCGATTGTTGGCTCGAAAAACATCATTAAATCTGGACCAGCTTACG gTACCACCGTGGAGTCTTCGGATGTTGATGAAGTTAATGGTAATTTGAAGAAGATGAATGGAATTACCAACAAACCAAAAGAATTGAAAACAAAACGAATCTCATCGGAGTGTTACGACGGCTCGAGGTCTCACAGTGACTCGAGTTCTACCCGGTCTCATACTCCAAACAAAAGTATCGATCGCTCGGATGCTGAGTCTATTTCAACGACAATTAGTCAAGACAGTCGTGGGTCTAATAAAGAAAATCACACAGAATCTCGTCAATCGGAAGAAGTTGACACTGTTGTTCTGAGACGTAAACCTGAGTATACTCGAGAGGTAACACGTACTAGAACGAAAGAAGATATACAGTTGATGAATTTGAAGAAGAAAACGAGAAAGAGAACGcgtaaatttgaaattgacgGTATTGTTGTCACAACAACAACTTCTAAAGTTATTTATGGTGACGACGAAAATGGACGCGTGTATGACGACCAAATATTCCGTAAGCAGGAATTGAGAGAACTTAAAATGCTGCAAAAAATGGAACAAAAACAGTTCCAAGATTTGACGCAAAAAGCTCAGTTTACAAAAGACCAACAGGAAAGAAAATTCGAACAAGAGAGACAGATGTTGGAGCGTAACGCGGATACTGATTTGGAAAGCTTGGCTAAAAATCAGCGGCAACAAATTGAACGGGCTGAGGCTCAGCAGGAGGCGGATCTACGTTTATCTTCTAGGAAAATACGCAGTGAACAAGATCGGGAATTGAAGCAATTCCGTGAGGGGTTGAAGCAAGAGCTGAGACTTTTAAAACAAGAGGTTGATTTAATGCCAAAGGAAAAACGAAAGAATGCATTCAAagctaaaaaagaaaaactagAAGCCGAGCAtgaagagagagaaaaaatttatgttgaaaaattgcatGAAAGTCATGATAGTACATTAAGAAGATTATCTGATTCTCATCGCGAAAAAATAGCGTTAATGgaacggcaatttttacaacaaaagCAACAACTTATGCGCACTCGTGAGTCTGCTATTTGGGAGTTGGAAGAACGGCAAATTCATGAAAAACAAcaattgttgaaaaaacaacttaaagatatattttttttacaacgaCATCAAATGCTTATAAGGCACGATAAAGAGTTGGAACAGATGAAACGAATGAATTTAAGGAAAGAAGAAGAATTGATTAAACGTCAAACGGTTGAGCGCAGAAATTTACCCAAGAGAATTCGTAATGAAATGAAAGCACGGGAAATGATGTTCAGAGAATCTATGAGAATTTCTATTTCAACTACACTCACACCAGATCCAGATGCCGAGCgagagaaacttaaaaaatttcaagaaaatgagaaaaaacgGTATCGCGCTGAACAGCAGAGATTTGAGCTTAAGCACGCGAGGCAGTTGGAAGAAATGCGAGCCCAAAGTGATGCTACTATTAAAGAGCTTGAACAGTTGCAAAATGAGAAAAGGAAGATGCTGATGGAGCATGAAACAATGAAACTTAAAGAGCAGGAGGAAACTTATACTAAAGAGCTCAGGGAGTGGAAAGCTCTGTTGAAACCTCGAAAGCAG AATTTAGAGGCGGAACTGGCAAGTGAAATAGAAGCATGGGAGTTACGTTACAAAGATTACCTATCGTCGTGGCATTCCCGCATTTCTCTTGATACTCTTACACAGAGAACGATGTCAACAACAGACATCTGGAAACTGTCCCCAAAACTTACACGCTCCTCTCCTAATTCACCTACTCCTATCAGTATCCCAAGAGTAACACTTAGAAATGGCTCAGAAACTAATTCCATTGCTGGAACACTATCCAGACCTTCTAGTGTTGTCTTCCCGCCATCTCGCAAATAA
- the LOC123263672 gene encoding serine/threonine-protein kinase 10 isoform X4, whose product MLLKKSLSMRKLKRLRRQKNTENNINGLPHHSNSCLQEQRTSQLPLELDQLGDDSTSMRSDTEVKLVERENLVSPESPKKEESNKREINREGEKEEKNKKLRKAESKENIASSVDKKTAPKPPASCELSERRSSRDKGPAPAPPAVRQNNKSEDTECAAKVPEKSSPGEANERSCSLDDNKDQEKPKPVENNLNISAVSSVASVDKKMTDEVEDAAETSVKKNDCKDDIKEKIESVLKTEESSETLFTPKQDSTEESNRAQESHKPEKQRPSTKNLEAKRRSVEEKLTAVLEKRISMVSDKYQPPIVIDKNSKASSVENIKTDYEQPPKGELTKSRSIDSSRLDSSDSKFAPEFPSPFSHDRDLSTVDSSNRDSNLNVSVITSTPNRNVGNRSTSRRDSGDVVVITGKSLDVDVRSPSSTTVRITSESPDLSNSLASNISQVTVVTTHPPVLIDATSTPPLRPPSSEVVIVANETNKTQVNESSTDDDGFTSLDSLEYTPQEQPIVVTEVSKQIGKKLDESEVVIVSPIVDELQDTSHVSVVTVGDEKEQVKDSSIVGSKNIIKSGPAYGTTVESSDVDEVNGNLKKMNGITNKPKELKTKRISSECYDGSRSHSDSSSTRSHTPNKSIDRSDAESISTTISQDSRGSNKENHTESRQSEEVDTVVLRRKPEYTREVTRTRTKEDIQLMNLKKKTRKRTRKFEIDGIVVTTTTSKVIYGDDENGRVYDDQIFRKQELRELKMLQKMEQKQFQDLTQKAQFTKDQQERKFEQERQMLERNADTDLESLAKNQRQQIERAEAQQEADLRLSSRKIRSEQDRELKQFREGLKQELRLLKQEVDLMPKEKRKNAFKAKKEKLEAEHEEREKIYVEKLHESHDSTLRRLSDSHREKIALMERQFLQQKQQLMRTRESAIWELEERQIHEKQQLLKKQLKDIFFLQRHQMLIRHDKELEQMKRMNLRKEEELIKRQTVERRNLPKRIRNEMKAREMMFRESMRISISTTLTPDPDAEREKLKKFQENEKKRYRAEQQRFELKHARQLEEMRAQSDATIKELEQLQNEKRKMLMEHETMKLKEQEETYTKELREWKALLKPRKQNLEAELASEIEAWELRYKDYLSSWHSRISLDTLTQRTMSTTDIWKLSPKLTRSSPNSPTPISIPRVTLRNGSETNSIAGTLSRPSSVVFPPSRK is encoded by the exons AAGGCTAAGAAGGCAAAAAAACACAGAGAACAATATCAACGGATTG CCCCATCATTCAAACTCTTGTCTTCAG gAGCAACGCACGTCGCAGTTACCTCTGGAGTTGGACCAACTCGGAGATGATTCAACGTCGATGCGCAGCGACACTGAAGTTAaac ttgTTGAAAGGGAGAATCTTGTGTCGCCGGAATCACCGAAGAAAGAAGAAAGCAACAAACGTGAGATTAATCGTGAGGgtgaaaaagaagaaaagaataaaaaacttCGTAAAGCAGAATCTAAAGAGAATATTGCTTCGTCTGTTgacaaaaaaact gCACCAAAACCTCCAGCATCGTGTGAATTAAGTGAACGTCGTTCGTCTCGCGATAAAGGACCAGCACCAGCTCCACCAGCAGTGCGACAAAATAACAAAAGCGAAGACACCGAATGCGCTGCTAAAGTTCCCGAAAAGTCGAGTCCTGGGGAAGCGAATGAGCGTTCATGTTCACTTGATGATAATAAGGACCAAGAAAAACCTAAACCcgtagaaaataatttgaatatttccgCAGTGTCTTCAGTAGCGTCAGTAGATAAAAAGATGACAGATGAGGTTGAAGATGCAGCTGAAACGAGTGTCAAGAAAAATGACTGTAAGGATGatattaaagagaaaattgAATCGGTTCTTAAGACTGAGGAGAGTTCAGAAACATTATTTACTCCGAAACAAGATTCTACTGAAGAATCAAATAG AGCTCAAGAAAGTCATAAACCCGAAAAACAACGACCTAGCACTAAAAACTTGGAAGCAAAGCGACGATCAGTGGAAGAAAAACTGACAGCAGTTTTAGAAAAGCGTATTTCAATGGTATCAGACAAGTACCAACCTCCAATCGTAATcgacaaaaattcaaaagctaGTTCTGTAGAAAACATAAAAACAGATTATGAGCAGCCTCCAAAGGGTGAATTAACAAAGAGCCGTAGTATTGATTCATCAAGATTAGATTCTTCGGACAGTAAATTCGCTCCTGAATTCCCGAGTCCATTTTCTCATGACCGTGATTTATCAACAGTCGACAGTTCTAATCGCGACTCAAATCTGAATGTTTCCGTAATAACGTCAACTCCAAACCGCAATGTCGGCAACCGGAGCACATCGAGAAGAGACAGCGGTGACGTAGTAGTTATAACAGGAAAATCTCTAGACGTGGACGTTCGATCACCATCATCGACCACTGTCCGGATAACATCTGAATCTCCAGACTTGTCTAATAGCTTAGCATCTAACATAAGTCAAGTCACTGTTGTAACGACTCACCCTCCGGTTTTGATAGACGCAACGTCGACGCCTCCTCTGCGACCTCCGTCATCAGAAGTGGTGATTGTCGCTAATGAAACAAACAAAACTCAAGTAAACGAAAGCTCAACCGACGACGATGGCTTTACAAGCCTGGATTCACTGGAATATACGCCCCAAGAACAGCCGATTGTTGTAACTGAAGTGTCCAAgcaaattggaaaaaaattggatGAATCCGAGGTGGTAATTGTTAGCCCCATTGTCGATGAACTCCAAGATACTAGTCACGTATCTGTGGTGACTGTCGGCGATGAAAAAGAGCAGGTTAAAGACTCATCGATTGTTGGCTCGAAAAACATCATTAAATCTGGACCAGCTTACG gTACCACCGTGGAGTCTTCGGATGTTGATGAAGTTAATGGTAATTTGAAGAAGATGAATGGAATTACCAACAAACCAAAAGAATTGAAAACAAAACGAATCTCATCGGAGTGTTACGACGGCTCGAGGTCTCACAGTGACTCGAGTTCTACCCGGTCTCATACTCCAAACAAAAGTATCGATCGCTCGGATGCTGAGTCTATTTCAACGACAATTAGTCAAGACAGTCGTGGGTCTAATAAAGAAAATCACACAGAATCTCGTCAATCGGAAGAAGTTGACACTGTTGTTCTGAGACGTAAACCTGAGTATACTCGAGAGGTAACACGTACTAGAACGAAAGAAGATATACAGTTGATGAATTTGAAGAAGAAAACGAGAAAGAGAACGcgtaaatttgaaattgacgGTATTGTTGTCACAACAACAACTTCTAAAGTTATTTATGGTGACGACGAAAATGGACGCGTGTATGACGACCAAATATTCCGTAAGCAGGAATTGAGAGAACTTAAAATGCTGCAAAAAATGGAACAAAAACAGTTCCAAGATTTGACGCAAAAAGCTCAGTTTACAAAAGACCAACAGGAAAGAAAATTCGAACAAGAGAGACAGATGTTGGAGCGTAACGCGGATACTGATTTGGAAAGCTTGGCTAAAAATCAGCGGCAACAAATTGAACGGGCTGAGGCTCAGCAGGAGGCGGATCTACGTTTATCTTCTAGGAAAATACGCAGTGAACAAGATCGGGAATTGAAGCAATTCCGTGAGGGGTTGAAGCAAGAGCTGAGACTTTTAAAACAAGAGGTTGATTTAATGCCAAAGGAAAAACGAAAGAATGCATTCAAagctaaaaaagaaaaactagAAGCCGAGCAtgaagagagagaaaaaatttatgttgaaaaattgcatGAAAGTCATGATAGTACATTAAGAAGATTATCTGATTCTCATCGCGAAAAAATAGCGTTAATGgaacggcaatttttacaacaaaagCAACAACTTATGCGCACTCGTGAGTCTGCTATTTGGGAGTTGGAAGAACGGCAAATTCATGAAAAACAAcaattgttgaaaaaacaacttaaagatatattttttttacaacgaCATCAAATGCTTATAAGGCACGATAAAGAGTTGGAACAGATGAAACGAATGAATTTAAGGAAAGAAGAAGAATTGATTAAACGTCAAACGGTTGAGCGCAGAAATTTACCCAAGAGAATTCGTAATGAAATGAAAGCACGGGAAATGATGTTCAGAGAATCTATGAGAATTTCTATTTCAACTACACTCACACCAGATCCAGATGCCGAGCgagagaaacttaaaaaatttcaagaaaatgagaaaaaacgGTATCGCGCTGAACAGCAGAGATTTGAGCTTAAGCACGCGAGGCAGTTGGAAGAAATGCGAGCCCAAAGTGATGCTACTATTAAAGAGCTTGAACAGTTGCAAAATGAGAAAAGGAAGATGCTGATGGAGCATGAAACAATGAAACTTAAAGAGCAGGAGGAAACTTATACTAAAGAGCTCAGGGAGTGGAAAGCTCTGTTGAAACCTCGAAAGCAG AATTTAGAGGCGGAACTGGCAAGTGAAATAGAAGCATGGGAGTTACGTTACAAAGATTACCTATCGTCGTGGCATTCCCGCATTTCTCTTGATACTCTTACACAGAGAACGATGTCAACAACAGACATCTGGAAACTGTCCCCAAAACTTACACGCTCCTCTCCTAATTCACCTACTCCTATCAGTATCCCAAGAGTAACACTTAGAAATGGCTCAGAAACTAATTCCATTGCTGGAACACTATCCAGACCTTCTAGTGTTGTCTTCCCGCCATCTCGCAAATAA
- the LOC123263676 gene encoding flavin-containing monooxygenase FMO GS-OX-like 2, giving the protein MSGNIETTRKKIKVCVIGAGAAGLCAIRHLSNDLISFEPAVFEQSEVIGGTWVYSEKTQADIGHPIHSSIYKNLRTNLPLQLMNFPDFQRMDQTEPSCGTHEQVLKYLLDYADHFNLCQFIQFNMKVINVEPILKEEDWRKTEWKVTIKNLKTDLVEENNFDAVLICNGHYSEPKIPKISGIETFSGNVMHSHDYRSPEKYSGKTVIILGAGPSGIDIGIEITGFATHVYLSHNGPRFSSALPPNMTEITRVKFVNGNEFHLTDATTVIADDLLYCTGYNFSFLFLDETCHIKVDNDHVNMLFNHLINIKHPKMAFVGIPFKVIPFPMFHIQVQYFLQLLKGQVTLPSLEVMIEDSKVKTKKTHALEAFQWEYNDYLADAAGIDRLPKFYKIGYSEWSVKRTENLLRYKYSKIEIIDDQTVKISI; this is encoded by the exons ATGAGTGGAAATATTGAGACGAccaggaaaaaaataaaagtttgtgTTATTGGTGCCGGCGCAGCTGGTTTATGTGCAATCCGGCATTTGTCAAACGACCTGATTTCTTTTGAACCCGCGGTATTTGAACAGTCGGAAGTGATCGGTGGTACTTGGGTTTACAGCGAAAAAACTCAAGCGGATATTGGTCATCCTATACATTCcagtatatataaaaatctcag AACTAATTTGCCTCTACAACTGATGAATTTTCCGGACTTTCAACGCATGGACCAAACTGAACCCAGTTGTGGAACTCATGAgcaagttttaaaatatttgctAGATTATGCTGACCATTTCAACCTTTGTCAATTCATTCAG TTCAATATGAAGGTCATCAACGTTGAACCGATTCTAAAAGAAGAAGATTGGCGCAAAACAGAATGGAAggtaacaattaaaaatttaaaaactgatCTGGTCGAAGAGAATAATTTCGATGCCGTTTTAATTTGTAATGG GCATTATTCGGAGccaaaaattccaaaaatttcggGTATAGAAACATTTTCAGGAAATGTGATGCATAGTCATGATTATCGAAGCCCCGAAAAATATTCTGGAAAAACAGTAATTATTCTAGGAGCTGGTCCATCTGGTATTGATATTGGTATTGAAATTACTGGATTTGCAACTCATGTTTACTTGAGCCACAATGGCCCTcg attttcaAGTGCTTTACCTCCAAATATGACTGAAATTACAAGAGTAAAGTTTGTCAACGGCAATGAATTTCATTTAACAGATGCCACAACTGTTATTGCCGATGATTTGCTCTATTGTACGGGATATAACTTCTCCTTTCTATTTTTGGACGAAACTTGTCATATAAAGGTTGACAATGATCATGTTAATATgctatttaatcatttaattaacatcAAACATCCAAAAATGGCTTTTGTGGGGATTCCTTTTAAAGTTATACCTTTTCCAATGTTTCATATTCAG GTTCAATATTTCTTACAGCTTTTAAAAGGGCAAGTTACGTTGCCATCTCTAGAAGTTATGATAGAAGATTCGAAagttaaaaccaaaaaaactcATGCTTTGGAAGCTTTTCAGTGGGAATACAACGATTATTTAGCGGACGCAGCTGGAATTGACAGACTTCCAAAATTCTACAAAATTGGATATTCTGAGTGGTCTGTCAAGAGAACAGAAAATTTACTGCGAtacaaatattcaaaaatagaaATCATAGATgatcaaacagtaaaaatttccatttaa
- the LOC123263680 gene encoding trypsin-4-like codes for MENTLLLCLLITLISESHLIVVTHENESNSAESDDIEIEIAPFALSLRLNNNHICGATIINSKWGMTAAHCVKSSIASVQNYTVRSGSKYRETGGSIHQLTEIVSHENYSSLDSDYDVAVFQVEPKFKFSSLSQPITLPEDDADVTWGAAIGWGGFDVQFENVLSDTLRMVLLPKVNWDECVADYINIFTVTPRQLCYGYKEGGRDTCKGDSGGPLFNRDKILIGITSWGDDCAQSNSPGIYTDVQLIKDWIDMHTKD; via the exons ATGGAAAATACTTTGttattatgtttattaatCACTC TAATCTCTGAAAGCCATTTAATCGTAGTAACTCATGAAAATGAATCAAATAGTGCAGAAAGCGATGATATTGAAATAGAAATTGCGCCGTTTGCG TTATCTCTACGgctaaataataatcatatctGCGGTGCCACTATCATAAATTCTAAATGGGGTATGACAGCTGCTCATTGTGTTAAATC ATCTATTGCATCAGTACAAAACTACACAGTGCGAAGTGGATCAAAATATCGAGAAACTGGCGGGTCAATTCATCAACTAACCGAAATCGTGTCTCATGAAAATTACAGCAGTCTAGATTCTGACTATGACGTAGCTGTGTTTCAAGTTGAGCCGAAGTTCAAATTCAGCTCTTTATCCCAGCCAATTACACTGCCTGAAGATGATGCTGATGTAACTTGGGGAGCTGCTATCGGCTGGGGAGGTTTTGAT GTTCAATTCGAAAATGTATTATCAGATACACTAAGGATGGTACTTTTGCCAAAAGTCAATTGGGACGAATGCGTAGCcgattatataaatatttttacagttACCCCGCGGCAACTGTGCTACGGTTACAAGGAAGGTGGTCGGGATACATGCAAG gGAGATTCCGGTGGTCCATTATTCAATCGAGATAAAATTCTAATTGGAATCACATCCTGGGGGGACGATTGTGCCCAATCAAATTCACCGGGAATTTATACTGATGTTCAGCTCATCAAAGATTGGATAGATATGCAtacaaaagattaa